One region of Sandaracinaceae bacterium genomic DNA includes:
- a CDS encoding sigma-70 family RNA polymerase sigma factor, with translation MRITPTYPELISAGAAELTLGDRVSGLDPLVRRAQEGDAGAFRELFALHKDRVASIVFRFLGQSSDVDDVVQEVFLHVHRSLPRFRGDSRFTTWLYRLTANVTKMHLRRRASRPRVVDVEVPDLPRHAEPPEGPDDALARQLRVRALYRLLERLSEKKRMVLVLHDLEGLPAAEIAEVVEAPIMTVRTRLFYARRDLYAMFEEEPTLASLVHELSAPLRGQPARRSETVSAVAEDES, from the coding sequence ATGCGCATCACTCCCACCTACCCCGAGCTGATCTCTGCCGGCGCCGCCGAGCTGACGCTGGGTGATCGCGTCAGCGGGCTGGACCCGCTGGTGCGGCGCGCCCAGGAGGGCGACGCCGGCGCGTTCCGCGAGCTGTTCGCGCTGCACAAGGACCGCGTGGCCTCCATCGTGTTCCGCTTCCTGGGGCAGAGCTCCGACGTGGACGACGTGGTGCAGGAGGTGTTCCTGCACGTGCACCGCAGCCTGCCGCGCTTTCGCGGGGACTCGCGCTTCACCACGTGGCTCTACCGGCTGACGGCCAACGTCACCAAGATGCACCTGCGGCGCCGCGCATCGCGCCCCCGCGTGGTGGACGTGGAGGTGCCCGACCTGCCGCGCCACGCCGAGCCGCCCGAGGGACCCGACGACGCCCTCGCCCGGCAGCTGCGTGTGCGCGCGCTCTACCGGCTGCTGGAGCGCCTGTCCGAGAAGAAGCGCATGGTGCTGGTGCTGCACGACCTCGAGGGCCTCCCGGCGGCCGAGATCGCCGAGGTGGTGGAGGCCCCGATCATGACGGTGCGCACGCGCCTCTTCTATGCGCGGCGCGACCTGTACGCCATGTTCGAAGAGGAGCCCACGCTCGCGTCTCTGGTGCACGAGCTGAGCGCGCCGCTGCGCGGGCAGCCGGCCCGCCGGTCCGAGACCGTGTCGGCCGTGGCGGAGGACGAGTCATGA
- a CDS encoding AgmX/PglI C-terminal domain-containing protein, producing MSAHQPKWNALHALDQGQLSAEGERRLRAHLAGCPECTRAFAAMSLYAGAKAEVQQQRVGLAPDAWERLSRAIERDAAQVPAGEPAEEEDLASAYERISTEVRLTPAPPIAANMADRVLELRAREHQDRAWSWAATLAAAACFALATQLFGAGHVGHGGSRAPEVATHHAVPPETEASAPVVEAPALDIHVRAMSGTPRTDETPLRLGTRVQEGQRCETGEHDSAHFSVGENSGFALSAEGVAVVTRARLDGVLLTLERGALSSSVASGTPYSVLAPPYAFEVRGTRFSVARRTDGAVSARVAEGSVAVMRGGEVLALLGPGDEWSSAGAGFAPEPHVWSPRAGVTLHVPAPERSPFVSFEADSVIWDAHSDVVLTVREGASLRLTFFDARGRATSVDTRPVAEGSTIEAPVPSRLVRGHLPASVLSSVVRAHRGDLDFCVSRAVRMAARELGEVTLRLTITPEGVVSDVQLSGPGASQPLRACLSAKARTWAFPRPGGSLPVQTQMRLAISPH from the coding sequence ATGAGCGCCCACCAGCCCAAGTGGAACGCGCTGCACGCGCTCGACCAGGGCCAGCTCTCGGCCGAGGGCGAGCGCCGGTTGCGGGCACACCTTGCGGGCTGTCCCGAGTGCACGCGGGCCTTCGCGGCCATGTCGCTCTACGCGGGCGCCAAGGCCGAGGTGCAACAGCAGCGCGTGGGCCTGGCACCCGATGCGTGGGAGCGGCTGTCGCGCGCCATCGAGCGTGACGCCGCGCAAGTGCCCGCAGGCGAGCCCGCCGAAGAGGAGGACCTGGCGAGCGCGTACGAGCGCATCAGCACCGAGGTGCGCCTCACGCCGGCGCCGCCCATCGCCGCCAACATGGCGGACCGCGTCTTGGAGCTCCGCGCGCGAGAGCACCAAGACCGCGCGTGGTCGTGGGCCGCCACGCTGGCGGCGGCCGCGTGCTTTGCGCTGGCCACCCAGCTCTTCGGGGCAGGCCATGTCGGGCACGGTGGGTCTCGGGCACCGGAGGTCGCCACCCACCACGCGGTGCCCCCGGAGACCGAGGCCAGCGCTCCCGTGGTGGAGGCTCCGGCCCTGGACATCCACGTGCGCGCCATGAGCGGCACCCCGCGCACGGACGAGACCCCGCTTCGCCTCGGCACACGCGTGCAAGAGGGTCAGCGCTGCGAGACCGGCGAGCACGACAGCGCGCACTTCAGCGTGGGCGAGAACTCGGGCTTCGCCCTGAGCGCCGAGGGCGTGGCCGTGGTCACCCGTGCGCGTCTCGACGGCGTGCTGCTCACACTGGAGCGCGGGGCCCTGAGCTCGAGCGTGGCCAGTGGCACGCCCTACAGCGTGCTCGCGCCGCCCTATGCGTTCGAGGTGCGCGGCACGCGCTTCTCCGTGGCCCGCCGCACCGATGGCGCCGTGTCCGCGCGCGTGGCCGAGGGCTCCGTGGCCGTCATGCGCGGCGGTGAGGTGCTGGCGCTGCTGGGCCCGGGCGACGAGTGGAGCTCCGCCGGCGCTGGCTTCGCGCCCGAGCCGCACGTGTGGAGCCCGCGGGCCGGTGTCACCCTGCACGTCCCCGCGCCCGAGCGGTCGCCCTTCGTGAGCTTCGAAGCCGACAGCGTGATCTGGGACGCCCACTCGGACGTGGTGCTCACGGTGCGCGAGGGTGCCTCACTGCGGCTCACCTTCTTCGACGCGCGTGGCCGCGCCACGTCCGTGGACACCCGGCCCGTGGCGGAAGGGTCCACCATCGAGGCCCCCGTGCCCTCCCGCTTGGTGCGCGGCCACTTGCCGGCCTCGGTGCTGTCCTCCGTGGTCCGCGCGCATCGTGGGGACCTCGACTTCTGCGTGTCCCGCGCCGTGCGCATGGCGGCGCGCGAGCTGGGCGAGGTGACGCTGCGCCTGACCATCACGCCGGAGGGCGTGGTCAGCGACGTGCAGCTGAGCGGACCGGGCGCCAGCCAGCCGCTGCGCGCGTGCCTGAGCGCCAAGGCGCGCACGTGGGCCTTCCCAAGGCCGGGCGGGAGCCTGCCGGTTCAGACGCAGATGCGCCTGGCGATCTCGCCGCACTGA
- a CDS encoding polysaccharide deacetylase family protein, producing MSMRSVLRRTSQALACATALGSGAALAHLTHAEAQSGTREWAPRQPITLTSSSRSRADRRMESPSQGATESGQELPLGVAPPPPDPFGEHLRDGMVMTGATRHRLLLFTFDDGPELRTTPTLLNTLDELGIKAVFFVNATRFDSDSPREVAQGELLKEILRRGHFLGNHTYHHVQLTDLDNEGIADELRKNEDHIFRITGGRPVLVRPPYGAFSPRVARTLSELGYTSMLWNLATGDTMVRTADDVAATFERVLRRQEREKGEYGGIVLMHDTHGWSIEGFPRIVAGLRQRNCELLASGEELYDFVDDPSVFYRYRGDASTDTLVPPVEPDPTWLEARQATLREETARRCGAVATRE from the coding sequence ATGTCCATGCGTTCCGTCCTTCGCCGCACCAGCCAAGCGCTGGCCTGCGCGACCGCCCTCGGGAGCGGCGCGGCGCTCGCCCACCTGACTCACGCCGAGGCGCAGAGCGGCACGCGCGAGTGGGCGCCGCGGCAGCCCATCACGCTGACGTCCAGCTCGCGCAGCCGCGCGGACCGCCGCATGGAGAGCCCCTCCCAGGGCGCCACCGAGAGTGGCCAAGAGCTGCCGCTGGGCGTGGCGCCGCCGCCACCCGACCCCTTTGGAGAGCACCTGCGGGACGGCATGGTGATGACGGGCGCCACGCGTCACCGCCTGCTGCTCTTCACGTTCGACGACGGCCCGGAGCTGCGCACCACGCCCACGCTGCTGAACACGCTGGACGAGCTGGGCATCAAGGCCGTGTTCTTCGTGAACGCCACGCGCTTCGACAGCGACTCGCCGCGTGAGGTGGCCCAGGGCGAGCTGCTGAAAGAGATCCTGCGGCGCGGGCACTTCCTGGGGAACCACACCTACCATCACGTCCAGCTGACCGACCTCGACAACGAGGGCATCGCCGACGAGCTGCGCAAGAACGAGGACCACATCTTCCGCATCACCGGTGGGCGGCCCGTGCTGGTGCGGCCTCCGTACGGTGCGTTCTCGCCACGCGTGGCGCGCACGCTCTCGGAGCTGGGCTACACCAGCATGCTGTGGAACCTGGCCACCGGCGACACCATGGTGCGCACGGCCGACGACGTGGCCGCCACGTTCGAGCGCGTGCTGCGCCGCCAAGAGCGCGAGAAGGGCGAGTACGGCGGCATCGTGCTGATGCACGACACGCACGGCTGGAGCATCGAGGGCTTCCCGCGGATCGTGGCCGGGCTGCGTCAGCGCAACTGCGAGCTGCTGGCCAGCGGCGAGGAGCTGTACGACTTCGTGGACGACCCGAGCGTGTTCTACCGCTACCGCGGCGACGCTTCGACCGACACGCTGGTGCCCCCCGTGGAGCCCGACCCCACCTGGCTCGAGGCGCGCCAGGCCACGCTGCGCGAAGAGACCGCCCGGCGCTGCGGCGCCGTGGCTACGCGGGAGTGA
- a CDS encoding tRNA (guanine-N7)-methyltransferase — MSTPPPRRYDDIAPRAPEGEFALGALLPGDGPLELDIGFGRGNSVFERATLAPGSRLLACEIKAKLAYQVAERCQKRGYTHVRVLCGDVREILTRTTDHAVVQQVSVHFPDPWWKRRHTRRRVVGDELLDALGRLMVDDGQFFVQTDVPDRSQIYVDTLRAHPAFELVGTDGLIDANPFGARSNRELRAVEDGLPIFRVLARRIPRSVTPA; from the coding sequence ATGAGCACTCCTCCGCCACGTCGCTACGACGACATCGCGCCACGCGCCCCCGAGGGCGAGTTCGCGCTGGGTGCGCTCCTGCCGGGCGACGGGCCCCTCGAGCTGGACATCGGCTTCGGGCGCGGGAACAGCGTGTTCGAGCGCGCCACGCTGGCGCCGGGCTCGCGGCTGCTGGCGTGCGAGATCAAGGCCAAGCTGGCCTACCAGGTGGCGGAGCGCTGCCAGAAGCGGGGCTACACGCACGTGCGCGTGCTGTGCGGCGACGTGCGCGAGATCCTCACGCGCACCACGGATCACGCGGTGGTGCAGCAGGTGTCCGTGCACTTCCCCGACCCGTGGTGGAAGCGCCGGCACACGCGGCGGCGCGTGGTGGGCGACGAGCTGCTGGACGCGCTCGGGCGGCTCATGGTGGATGACGGCCAGTTCTTCGTGCAGACCGACGTCCCCGACCGCTCGCAGATCTACGTGGACACGCTGCGGGCCCACCCGGCGTTCGAGCTGGTGGGCACCGACGGGCTGATCGACGCCAACCCCTTCGGAGCGCGCTCCAACCGCGAGCTGCGCGCGGTGGAAGACGGCCTGCCCATCTTTCGGGTGCTCGCGCGGCGCATCCCGCGCAGCGTCACTCCCGCGTAG
- a CDS encoding fused MFS/spermidine synthase, producing the protein MSVRLALYPALFCSGAAALVYESVWARMLHRVFGVGDLAIATVLACFFLGLGIGSALGGRLALRVRSPARTYALLEVGVAVWAFGSLWALPELHRVYALVGAGQSFGLLTLIRFLLCLPVLLPPTIAMGATLPILVRATSEWGTERATANASAKLGWGSEATWLYATNTLGAVFGAGASGFYLLPELGARLSLVAAALASLVAAAIVMIARRAHARWTPGHVNLDPFALEHATSELAPDDGSLAFSLPTRAFVAATLAGGAGLASLASEVLWTRVLRTIVQGTTQAFAAMLVNYLLGIGVGALLADRLVRGGRSPLRVFGLCQLALALLTGFAIAAVPQLPRLIVMLHGAPVTIPHEVSVLMIVSSLLLLPLALVLGTSIPLAWQMVRDDSAHAAGHAGRVLAFNTLGGLLGSLLAGFVLVPAIGVERALYLVIGLHALLASLALALSGTRPPRRVFGALVPVLAVLCIVALRPSLQLAWLLDAWHDGNATAVSGPERGEPCQNGTCDGEAVCIEGHCNDTVRFMREGRNTTVTLLTRDGSSYRLFNDGRPESGFSPGNPGFGSELALLGALPSLLAATPERAMAIGFGGGHTTTMLLAGPFQRVDVVELEEAVIDAARIMHANFDKPFPLDDERVHPTFDDARAQLLLAPAGTYDAVVSQPSHPWLAGSSALYTEEFFREVQHSLRPGGVLVQWVNLFRMDIPSLRSVVATLLAVFDHVHCYVAEDSSFIMVAGDAPLAFGQTTIDRLDANRPLQDTLSAVELGTLVELVSVVELDTAGSRRFADGAPVIHDDRPTLEFALARLEFYSELDELALDQALVGIPWLSRSSIDALPRTLLPDAFLFRAEHVRNRRRSLTRAEQSLPDATLHASDLLMVQGTLAELRGDLRSALRGYAASQNRDAVDRLDYLRHVEGMDRDLLRHAQRRQVAPYNASHALAACLGVGEPALCDGALRAAQLLRSTDDDALESAARAFTEGGCPALLLAVGADEEALEEPDAAFRALECAVTQGAPAQRVSELAEAWTAGRIRVAAYERKLAEEANEGLNLGLAMRHYVHTLRYDPRDGEAAAALARLLVQAGDTDRARGFLQRTFDATRSLSEPHTAVERAARDLGITLR; encoded by the coding sequence GTGAGCGTTCGCCTTGCCCTCTACCCCGCCCTGTTCTGCTCGGGCGCTGCCGCGCTCGTGTACGAGTCCGTTTGGGCGCGCATGCTGCACCGCGTCTTCGGCGTGGGCGACCTGGCCATCGCCACCGTGCTGGCGTGCTTCTTCCTGGGGTTGGGCATCGGCTCGGCGCTGGGCGGGCGGCTGGCGCTGCGCGTGCGCTCACCGGCGCGGACCTACGCGCTGCTGGAGGTGGGCGTGGCGGTGTGGGCCTTCGGCTCGCTGTGGGCCCTGCCCGAGCTGCACCGCGTGTACGCCTTGGTGGGCGCCGGCCAGAGCTTCGGGCTGCTCACGCTCATCCGCTTCCTGCTGTGCCTGCCCGTGCTGCTGCCACCCACCATCGCCATGGGCGCCACGCTGCCCATCCTGGTGCGCGCTACCAGCGAGTGGGGCACCGAGCGCGCCACGGCCAACGCGTCGGCCAAGTTGGGCTGGGGCTCCGAGGCCACTTGGCTCTACGCCACCAACACGCTCGGTGCCGTCTTCGGGGCCGGGGCCAGCGGCTTCTACCTGCTGCCCGAGCTGGGCGCGCGGCTGTCGCTCGTCGCGGCGGCGCTGGCCAGCCTGGTGGCCGCGGCGATCGTCATGATTGCCCGCCGTGCGCATGCGCGCTGGACGCCCGGGCACGTGAACCTGGACCCGTTCGCGCTCGAGCACGCCACCAGCGAGCTGGCCCCCGACGACGGCTCGCTGGCCTTCTCGCTGCCCACGCGCGCCTTCGTGGCCGCCACGCTGGCCGGGGGCGCTGGCCTGGCCTCGCTCGCCAGCGAGGTGCTCTGGACACGCGTGCTGCGCACCATCGTGCAGGGCACCACGCAGGCGTTCGCGGCCATGCTGGTGAACTACCTGCTGGGCATCGGCGTGGGGGCGCTGCTGGCCGACCGGCTGGTGCGCGGTGGGCGCTCCCCGCTTCGCGTCTTCGGGCTCTGTCAGCTGGCGCTGGCGCTGCTCACGGGCTTCGCCATCGCGGCGGTGCCGCAGCTGCCGCGCCTGATCGTGATGCTGCACGGCGCGCCCGTCACCATCCCGCACGAGGTCAGCGTGCTGATGATCGTGTCGTCGCTGCTGCTGCTGCCGCTCGCGCTGGTGCTGGGCACCAGCATCCCGCTCGCGTGGCAGATGGTGCGCGACGACTCCGCGCACGCCGCAGGCCACGCGGGGCGCGTGCTGGCGTTCAACACGCTGGGGGGGCTGCTGGGGTCGCTCTTGGCGGGCTTCGTGCTGGTGCCGGCCATCGGCGTGGAGCGCGCGCTCTACCTGGTGATTGGGCTGCACGCCCTGCTCGCCTCGCTGGCCCTGGCGCTCTCGGGGACGCGCCCGCCGCGGCGCGTGTTCGGCGCGCTGGTGCCGGTGCTGGCCGTGCTGTGCATCGTGGCGCTGCGGCCCTCTCTCCAGCTGGCCTGGCTGCTGGACGCCTGGCACGACGGGAACGCCACCGCGGTGAGCGGGCCGGAGCGTGGCGAGCCCTGCCAGAACGGCACCTGCGACGGCGAGGCGGTGTGCATCGAGGGGCACTGCAACGACACGGTCCGCTTCATGCGCGAGGGCCGCAACACCACCGTCACGCTCCTCACGCGCGACGGCAGCAGCTATCGGCTGTTCAACGACGGGCGCCCGGAGTCGGGCTTCTCGCCGGGCAACCCGGGCTTCGGCAGCGAGCTGGCGCTGCTGGGGGCGCTGCCCTCGCTGCTGGCCGCGACCCCGGAGCGCGCCATGGCCATTGGCTTCGGCGGTGGGCACACCACCACCATGCTGCTGGCGGGGCCGTTCCAGCGCGTGGACGTGGTGGAGCTGGAAGAGGCGGTCATCGACGCCGCGCGCATCATGCACGCCAACTTCGACAAGCCCTTCCCGCTGGACGACGAGCGCGTCCACCCCACCTTCGACGACGCACGCGCGCAGCTGCTGCTGGCGCCCGCGGGCACCTACGACGCCGTGGTGTCGCAGCCCAGCCACCCCTGGCTGGCGGGCTCGAGCGCGCTCTACACCGAAGAGTTCTTCCGTGAGGTGCAGCACAGCCTGCGGCCGGGCGGCGTGCTGGTGCAGTGGGTGAACCTGTTCCGCATGGACATCCCCAGCCTGCGCAGCGTGGTGGCCACGTTGCTGGCCGTGTTCGACCACGTGCACTGCTACGTGGCGGAGGACTCGAGCTTCATCATGGTGGCGGGCGATGCGCCGCTGGCCTTCGGGCAGACCACCATCGACCGCCTGGACGCGAACCGCCCGCTGCAAGACACGCTCTCGGCGGTGGAGCTGGGCACGCTGGTGGAGCTGGTGAGCGTGGTGGAGCTGGACACCGCGGGCTCGCGCCGCTTCGCAGACGGAGCGCCCGTCATCCACGACGACCGGCCCACGCTGGAATTCGCGCTGGCGCGCCTCGAGTTCTACTCGGAGCTGGATGAGCTGGCCCTCGACCAGGCGCTGGTGGGCATCCCCTGGCTGAGCCGCAGCTCCATCGACGCGCTGCCGCGCACGTTGCTGCCGGATGCGTTCCTCTTCCGTGCGGAGCACGTGCGAAACCGGCGGCGGTCGCTGACACGCGCCGAGCAGTCGCTGCCCGACGCCACGCTGCACGCGTCCGACCTGCTGATGGTGCAGGGCACGCTGGCCGAGCTGCGCGGGGACCTGCGCTCTGCGCTGCGGGGCTATGCCGCCAGCCAGAACCGCGACGCCGTGGACCGGCTGGACTACCTGCGCCACGTGGAGGGCATGGACCGCGACCTCTTGCGGCACGCGCAGCGCCGGCAGGTGGCGCCCTACAACGCGAGCCACGCGCTAGCCGCGTGCCTTGGCGTGGGGGAGCCTGCGCTGTGCGACGGCGCGCTGCGAGCCGCCCAGCTGCTGCGGAGCACCGACGACGACGCGCTCGAGAGCGCCGCCCGCGCGTTCACCGAGGGAGGCTGCCCCGCGCTCTTGCTGGCCGTGGGCGCCGACGAAGAGGCGCTCGAGGAGCCGGACGCGGCCTTCCGCGCGCTCGAGTGTGCCGTCACCCAAGGCGCCCCGGCGCAGCGCGTGAGCGAGCTGGCCGAGGCCTGGACCGCCGGCCGCATCCGTGTGGCCGCCTACGAACGCAAGCTGGCCGAGGAAGCCAACGAGGGGCTGAACCTGGGCCTGGCCATGCGGCACTACGTGCACACGCTGCGCTACGATCCGCGCGACGGGGAGGCCGCGGCAGCCCTCGCGCGGCTGCTGGTGCAAGCGGGGGACACCGACCGGGCACGGGGCTTTCTGCAGCGCACCTTCGACGCCACCCGGAGCCTGAGCGAGCCGCACACGGCCGTGGAGCGGGCGGCCCGCGACCTGGGGATCACCCTCCGTTGA
- a CDS encoding response regulator, which yields MALKILAVDDSATMRTIMKMTFAGEDAEVLTVTNGDDAVTKAKAAVPDLVFADASMSGVDGYEVARAIRAEPSLAKTAVIVMASQHHPYDDAKGKACGVDDHILKPFDSKVVIEKANAVAAARRNAAPSVAAAAPAPVAAAPAPVAAAPAPVAAAPVAAAAAPKPPVPPQPRAAQPAAPAAPVAAAAPAPVAAAPAAAAASAVRPPRSTVAFDGGGPTAAVGHAAGPAPARSPSSTTLTAMPAPAPSAGAPAARVTAPSSDLASKLAGLGLSADQVAGVLALSREVIEQVVWEVVPELAETLIKEEIKRLTAE from the coding sequence GTGGCTCTGAAGATCTTGGCGGTCGACGACAGCGCGACGATGCGCACCATCATGAAGATGACCTTTGCGGGGGAAGACGCGGAGGTGCTCACCGTGACGAACGGTGACGATGCCGTCACGAAGGCCAAAGCCGCGGTCCCCGACCTCGTCTTCGCCGACGCATCCATGAGCGGAGTGGACGGCTACGAGGTGGCTCGCGCCATCCGCGCCGAGCCCTCGCTCGCCAAGACCGCCGTCATCGTGATGGCCAGCCAGCACCACCCGTACGACGACGCCAAGGGCAAGGCCTGTGGCGTGGACGACCACATCCTGAAGCCCTTCGACAGCAAGGTGGTCATCGAGAAGGCCAACGCCGTCGCTGCCGCCCGTCGCAACGCCGCCCCGTCCGTCGCCGCCGCTGCGCCCGCCCCGGTCGCTGCCGCTCCGGCCCCCGTGGCCGCCGCACCCGCTCCCGTGGCCGCCGCACCCGTCGCTGCCGCCGCCGCCCCCAAGCCGCCCGTGCCGCCCCAGCCACGCGCTGCTCAGCCCGCCGCCCCAGCCGCTCCCGTGGCCGCCGCTGCCCCCGCCCCGGTGGCCGCCGCGCCAGCCGCCGCAGCCGCCTCCGCCGTGCGCCCTCCCCGAAGCACCGTCGCCTTCGATGGCGGTGGACCCACCGCCGCTGTGGGCCACGCCGCTGGCCCCGCGCCGGCGCGCTCGCCCTCGTCCACCACGCTCACGGCCATGCCGGCCCCGGCTCCCAGCGCAGGGGCCCCGGCTGCCCGCGTGACCGCACCCAGCAGCGACCTGGCCAGCAAGCTGGCGGGCCTGGGGCTCAGCGCTGACCAGGTGGCCGGTGTGCTCGCCCTCTCCCGCGAGGTCATCGAGCAGGTGGTCTGGGAAGTGGTCCCCGAGCTGGCCGAGACGCTCATCAAGGAAGAGATCAAGCGCCTCACGGCGGAGTGA